One Kitasatospora sp. NBC_01266 genomic window carries:
- a CDS encoding glycerate kinase yields MPANPTQGHVVVAPDKFKGTLEGAEVAARLAAGIRRVRPGLEVRELPVADGGEGTLAAALAAGFTRIPAKVAGPTGLPVDAAIAVKGEVAVVELAQAAGLARLPGGRTAPLAAGSFGVGQLIGRAVSLGVRRIVLGLGGSACTDGGAGLVQALGVGLFDAQGVELPPGGAALRRLHRLDPGSLADTLAGVEIVVAGDVDNPLLGPRGAAAVYGPQKGADGADLVVLEEGLTRWADVVRDSTGVDFRDAPGAGAAGGVGFAALALLGATMRPGIELLLELLGFDEAVRGARLVVTGEGCLDAQTLHGKAPAGVAAAATGAGVPVAAVAGRVELAEDQWRGAGFVAAYALVELAEQPGDSISKAAELAELAGETLARDLLGAE; encoded by the coding sequence ATGCCCGCCAACCCCACTCAGGGCCATGTGGTCGTAGCTCCCGACAAGTTCAAGGGCACCCTGGAAGGCGCCGAGGTCGCCGCGCGCCTGGCCGCGGGCATCCGCCGGGTGCGGCCCGGCCTCGAGGTGCGCGAACTGCCGGTCGCCGACGGCGGCGAGGGCACCCTGGCCGCCGCGCTCGCGGCCGGCTTCACCCGGATCCCGGCCAAGGTGGCCGGCCCGACCGGCCTGCCGGTGGACGCCGCGATCGCCGTCAAGGGCGAGGTCGCCGTGGTCGAGCTGGCCCAGGCCGCCGGCCTGGCCCGACTGCCCGGTGGCCGCACCGCCCCGCTCGCGGCCGGCTCCTTCGGGGTCGGCCAGCTGATCGGCCGCGCGGTCTCGCTCGGCGTCCGGCGGATCGTGCTGGGTCTGGGGGGCAGCGCCTGCACCGACGGCGGCGCGGGCCTGGTCCAGGCGCTGGGCGTCGGCCTGTTCGACGCCCAGGGCGTCGAACTGCCGCCCGGCGGTGCGGCCCTGCGCCGGCTGCACCGCCTGGATCCCGGCTCGCTGGCCGACACCTTGGCCGGGGTGGAGATCGTGGTGGCCGGCGATGTCGACAACCCGCTGCTCGGCCCTCGTGGTGCCGCCGCCGTCTACGGCCCGCAGAAGGGCGCGGACGGCGCGGACCTGGTGGTGTTGGAGGAAGGTCTGACCCGCTGGGCCGACGTGGTGCGCGACAGCACCGGCGTGGACTTCCGTGACGCCCCCGGCGCCGGGGCCGCGGGCGGGGTCGGCTTCGCCGCCCTGGCCCTGCTCGGTGCCACCATGCGGCCCGGCATCGAGCTGCTGCTCGAGCTGCTGGGCTTCGACGAGGCCGTGCGTGGGGCACGCCTGGTCGTGACCGGCGAGGGATGCCTGGACGCGCAGACACTGCACGGCAAGGCGCCCGCCGGAGTCGCCGCGGCGGCCACCGGGGCGGGGGTTCCGGTGGCCGCTGTGGCCGGACGGGTCGAACTGGCCGAGGACCAGTGGCGTGGGGCCGGCTTCGTGGCCGCGTACGCGCTGGTCGAGCTGGCCGAACAGCCGGGGGACAGCATCAGCAAGGCGGCGGAGCTGGCCGAGCTGGCGGGGGAGACGCTGGCCCGGGACCTGCTCGGAGCCGAGTAG
- a CDS encoding IclR family transcriptional regulator, protein MPAHGQGHQITLDQGESGPHTSLRRALRLLEAADRHPYGAGLSDLVRETALPEPVVRELAALLCAEGYLQPSDGGWVLGGTFAMLGQYNREQLIRIRLQHKLTELRDELGAAVYFSRYHDGELRVEAVAEAAHAPAVHEWVDFKATAHASAIGKCLLSQLDHDGRLDHLARHPIARLTSRTITDTDQLMHRLERQPATLPMLDLQEYALGTVCAAVPVIAGSTVGCLAMSLPLDNAHRLRAAAELLAERAAPLMLAMAV, encoded by the coding sequence ATGCCGGCACATGGACAGGGTCATCAAATCACGCTGGACCAGGGCGAGTCCGGCCCGCACACCTCGCTGCGGCGGGCGTTGCGGCTGCTGGAGGCCGCTGACCGCCACCCCTACGGGGCGGGGCTGTCCGACCTGGTCCGGGAGACCGCGCTGCCCGAGCCGGTGGTGCGCGAGCTGGCCGCCCTGCTCTGCGCCGAGGGCTACCTGCAGCCGAGCGACGGCGGTTGGGTGCTGGGCGGCACCTTCGCGATGCTCGGCCAGTACAACCGCGAGCAGCTGATCCGGATCCGGCTGCAGCACAAGCTCACCGAGCTGCGCGACGAGTTGGGTGCCGCGGTCTACTTCAGCCGCTACCACGACGGCGAGCTGCGGGTGGAGGCGGTGGCCGAGGCCGCGCACGCACCCGCCGTCCACGAGTGGGTCGACTTCAAGGCCACCGCCCACGCCAGCGCGATCGGCAAGTGCCTGCTCAGCCAGCTCGACCACGACGGCCGCCTCGACCACCTGGCCCGGCACCCGATCGCCCGGCTCACCTCGCGCACCATCACCGACACCGACCAGCTGATGCACCGCCTGGAGCGGCAGCCCGCCACCCTGCCGATGCTCGACCTGCAGGAGTACGCGCTGGGCACGGTCTGCGCCGCCGTCCCGGTCATCGCCGGCAGCACGGTCGGCTGCCTGGCGATGTCGCTCCCGCTCGACAACGCCCATCGGCTGCGTGCGGCCGCCGAGTTGCTGGCCGAGCGGGCGGCGCCGCTGATGCTCGCGATGGCGGTCTGA
- the allB gene encoding allantoinase AllB, whose translation MQQSTVLIRSRRVVLPDGERPADVLVQDGRIERIAEHGSLPAQAGELTDLGEVALLPGLVDTHVHVNEPGRTEWEGFATATRAAAAGGVTTIIDMPLNSIPPTTTPHGLAAKRKIADGQAWVDLGFWGGAIPGNTADLEPLHQAGVFGFKSFLAPSGVDEFPHVGPADLSAALAEQARLGALAIIHAEDPAVLDAAPQEPGTHYRDFLASRPADAETAAVARLLDTARRTGARVHVLHVSSAAVLPLLAQARAEGVQVTAETCPHYLTLAAEEVPDGDTAFKCCPPIRDESNRDQLWAALARGEFIGIVSDHSPSTPDLKELQEYGGSGDFAKAWGGIASLQLGLAAIWTEARRRGHSLGDVVRWMAAGPARLVGLDGTKGAIAVGCDADLVAFDPDAAFQVDPAGLHHRNPVTPYAGKTLTGAVRTTWLRGRVVDVRAEPFGRQLRRTR comes from the coding sequence ATGCAGCAGTCGACCGTGCTGATCCGCTCCCGTCGCGTGGTCCTGCCCGACGGCGAACGCCCGGCCGACGTGCTGGTCCAGGACGGCCGGATCGAGCGGATCGCCGAGCACGGCTCGCTGCCCGCGCAGGCCGGCGAGCTCACCGACCTCGGCGAGGTCGCCCTGCTGCCCGGCCTGGTCGACACCCACGTGCACGTCAACGAGCCGGGCCGGACCGAGTGGGAGGGCTTCGCCACCGCCACCCGGGCCGCCGCGGCCGGCGGGGTCACCACCATCATCGACATGCCGCTCAACTCGATACCGCCGACCACCACGCCGCACGGCCTGGCGGCCAAGCGGAAGATCGCCGACGGGCAGGCCTGGGTCGACCTCGGCTTCTGGGGCGGGGCGATCCCCGGCAACACCGCTGACCTGGAACCGCTGCACCAGGCCGGTGTGTTCGGCTTCAAGAGCTTCCTCGCCCCGTCCGGGGTGGACGAGTTCCCGCACGTCGGACCCGCCGACCTGAGCGCCGCGCTCGCCGAGCAGGCCCGGCTCGGGGCGCTGGCGATCATCCACGCCGAGGATCCGGCGGTGCTGGACGCCGCCCCGCAGGAGCCCGGCACGCACTACCGCGACTTCCTCGCCTCCCGTCCGGCCGACGCCGAGACGGCGGCCGTGGCCCGGCTGCTGGACACCGCGCGGCGCACCGGTGCCCGGGTACACGTCCTGCACGTCTCCTCCGCGGCCGTGCTGCCGCTGCTGGCCCAGGCCCGCGCCGAGGGCGTCCAGGTCACCGCGGAGACCTGCCCGCACTACCTGACGCTGGCCGCCGAGGAGGTGCCGGACGGCGACACCGCCTTCAAGTGCTGCCCGCCGATCCGCGACGAGTCCAACCGGGACCAGCTCTGGGCGGCGCTGGCCCGCGGCGAGTTCATCGGCATCGTCTCCGACCACTCGCCCTCGACGCCCGACCTGAAGGAGCTTCAGGAGTACGGCGGCAGCGGCGACTTCGCCAAGGCCTGGGGCGGCATCGCCTCGCTGCAACTGGGCCTGGCGGCGATCTGGACCGAGGCCCGCAGGCGCGGCCACTCGCTGGGCGACGTGGTCCGCTGGATGGCCGCCGGCCCGGCCCGACTGGTCGGCCTGGACGGCACCAAGGGCGCGATCGCCGTCGGGTGCGACGCCGACCTGGTCGCCTTCGACCCGGACGCCGCCTTCCAGGTCGACCCGGCCGGGCTGCACCACCGCAACCCGGTCACCCCGTACGCGGGGAAGACGCTGACCGGTGCCGTGCGCACCACCTGGCTGCGCGGGCGGGTGGTGGACGTGCGTGCCGAGCCCTTCGGCCGGCAGCTCCGTCGCACCCGCTGA
- a CDS encoding 2-hydroxy-3-oxopropionate reductase — MSASRKIAFIGLGIMGKPMAVNLVKAGHHVTGFNLEQSAIDALVAAGGHGATSIADAVKDAEIVITMVPADPHVEQVILGEGGVLENAKAGALVIDMSSITPQTSIKVEAAAKEKGIRTLDAPVSGGEAGAIEAVLSIMVGGGAEDFAEAKPLFDVLGTTVIHVGPAGAGQTVKAANQLIVAVNIQVVAEAVVFLENAGVDLPAALDVLAGGLAGSTVLNRKKANMIGREFAPGFRIDLHHKDMGIVTAAARAVEAPLPVGSLVAQLVASARANGDGSLDHSALLRGVERLAGRELK; from the coding sequence ATGAGCGCCTCCCGCAAGATCGCCTTCATCGGCCTCGGCATCATGGGCAAGCCCATGGCCGTCAACCTGGTCAAGGCCGGCCACCACGTCACCGGTTTCAACCTGGAGCAGTCCGCGATCGACGCGCTGGTCGCGGCCGGCGGCCACGGCGCGACCAGCATCGCCGACGCCGTCAAGGACGCCGAGATCGTCATCACCATGGTCCCGGCGGACCCGCACGTCGAGCAGGTCATCCTCGGTGAGGGTGGCGTGCTGGAGAACGCGAAGGCCGGCGCGCTGGTGATCGACATGTCCTCGATCACCCCGCAGACCTCGATCAAGGTCGAGGCCGCCGCCAAGGAGAAGGGCATCCGCACCCTGGACGCCCCGGTCTCCGGCGGCGAGGCCGGCGCGATCGAGGCGGTGCTCTCGATCATGGTCGGTGGCGGCGCCGAGGACTTCGCCGAGGCCAAGCCGCTCTTCGACGTGCTCGGCACCACCGTGATCCACGTGGGTCCGGCGGGTGCGGGGCAGACCGTGAAGGCCGCCAACCAGCTGATCGTGGCCGTGAACATCCAGGTGGTGGCCGAGGCCGTGGTCTTCCTGGAGAACGCGGGCGTCGACCTGCCGGCCGCGCTGGACGTGCTCGCGGGCGGCCTGGCCGGTTCCACGGTGCTGAACCGCAAGAAGGCCAACATGATCGGCCGCGAGTTCGCCCCGGGCTTCCGGATCGACCTGCACCACAAGGACATGGGCATCGTGACGGCCGCCGCGCGCGCCGTCGAGGCCCCGCTGCCGGTCGGCTCGCTGGTCGCCCAGCTGGTCGCCTCGGCGCGGGCCAACGGTGACGGCTCGCTGGACCACTCGGCCCTGCTGCGCGGCGTGGAGCGCCTCGCGGGCCGCGAGCTGAAGTAA
- a CDS encoding catalase, translating into MPKNLTTESGAPIADNQNSASAGEYGPLLIQDQQLLEKLARFNRERIPERVVHARGSGAYGYFEVTDEVAKYTRADFLSEIGKRTEVFLRFSTVAGNLGANDAVRDPRGFALKFYTAEGNYDLVGNNTPVFFIKDPLKFPDFIHSQKRDPFTGITEADNVWDFWAHAPEATHQITWLFGDRGIPASYRHMNGYGSHTYQWVNESGEAFWVKYHFKTNQGVRSLDGAQAAEVVGGDADSHQRDLHQAIERGVFPSWTLYVQLMPVAEAAEYRFNPFDLTKVWPHADYPLVKVGRLVLNRNPENVFAEVEQAAFSPNNFVPGIGPSPDKMLQGRLFAYADAQRYRLGVNHTLLAVNAPKATEANNYGRDGLSAVNKAGRGKNYEPNSYEGPAQTDRALAAPVALNGYTGGYPTPAHTKDDDFFQAGELYRLMSEGERSRLIDNLAGFLAQVGREDVIERNLAHFHAADQEYGSRLAAAVAKLRAGDEG; encoded by the coding sequence ATGCCCAAGAACCTCACCACCGAGTCCGGCGCCCCGATCGCCGACAACCAGAACTCGGCCTCGGCCGGCGAGTACGGCCCGCTGCTCATCCAGGACCAGCAACTGCTGGAGAAGCTCGCCCGGTTCAACCGCGAGCGGATCCCGGAGCGGGTGGTGCACGCCCGCGGCTCCGGCGCCTACGGCTACTTCGAGGTGACCGACGAGGTCGCGAAGTACACCCGGGCCGACTTCCTCTCCGAGATCGGCAAGCGCACCGAGGTCTTCCTGCGCTTCTCCACCGTGGCCGGCAACCTGGGCGCCAACGACGCGGTCCGCGACCCGCGCGGTTTCGCGCTGAAGTTCTACACCGCCGAGGGCAACTACGACCTGGTCGGCAACAACACCCCGGTCTTCTTCATCAAGGACCCGCTGAAGTTCCCCGACTTCATCCACTCGCAGAAGCGCGACCCGTTCACCGGCATCACCGAGGCCGACAACGTCTGGGACTTCTGGGCGCACGCCCCCGAGGCCACCCACCAGATCACCTGGCTCTTCGGCGACCGCGGCATCCCGGCCTCGTACCGCCACATGAACGGCTACGGCTCGCACACCTACCAGTGGGTCAACGAGTCGGGCGAGGCGTTCTGGGTGAAGTACCACTTCAAGACCAACCAGGGGGTGCGCTCGCTGGACGGTGCCCAGGCCGCCGAGGTGGTGGGCGGCGACGCCGACAGCCACCAGCGCGACCTGCACCAGGCGATCGAGCGCGGGGTCTTCCCGTCCTGGACCCTGTACGTCCAGCTGATGCCGGTGGCCGAGGCGGCCGAGTACCGCTTCAACCCCTTCGATCTCACCAAGGTCTGGCCGCACGCCGACTACCCGCTGGTCAAGGTCGGCCGCCTGGTCCTGAACAGGAACCCGGAGAACGTCTTCGCCGAGGTCGAGCAGGCCGCCTTCTCGCCGAACAACTTCGTGCCCGGCATCGGTCCCTCCCCGGACAAGATGCTGCAGGGCCGCCTGTTCGCCTACGCCGACGCCCAGCGCTACCGCCTCGGCGTCAACCACACCCTGCTCGCCGTCAACGCCCCCAAGGCGACCGAGGCGAACAACTACGGCCGCGACGGGCTCTCGGCCGTCAACAAGGCCGGGCGCGGCAAGAACTACGAGCCCAACTCGTACGAGGGCCCGGCGCAGACCGACCGGGCACTGGCCGCCCCGGTGGCGCTGAACGGCTACACCGGCGGCTATCCCACCCCGGCGCACACCAAGGACGACGACTTCTTCCAGGCCGGTGAGCTCTACCGCCTGATGTCCGAGGGCGAGCGGAGCCGGCTGATCGACAACCTGGCCGGGTTCCTGGCCCAGGTCGGCCGCGAGGACGTCATCGAGCGGAACCTGGCGCACTTCCACGCCGCCGACCAGGAGTACGGCTCGCGCCTGGCGGCTGCCGTCGCCAAGCTCCGGGCCGGCGACGAGGGCTGA